In Brachypodium distachyon strain Bd21 chromosome 5, Brachypodium_distachyon_v3.0, whole genome shotgun sequence, the genomic window ACGCATCGCAGATTGCTCATCGCGATCCTGGACCGCGGTAGATACCGTGCGACGAGAAGCACGAGTGCCATTCGGAATTATCGAATATCTAACTGCTACTGCTATAGCATGTATATCCATATCATACTGAAGGAAACTGAAACAACAATATTAATAATTTTCAGAGAGCAGAGAAATGTGGTATAAAAATGGCCAAAATGAAACATCGGATGATAACATACAATCAATTTTCTATTCCGTTAGAATGTCAGGGTGAAATACAATTAGAGCTCGAACGAAGTCAGCAAAGTCAATGACCTCCCTTTTCTTGACATCACAAAGGTCAAATATCTGAATGCCTAACTAAAATTCAGCAAGTCTATAGGTCAAAGGATGCCGGCATCATTTCAAACAAGTATCATAGTTCAGAAGAATATTAAACTGCAGATGGATGGTAGAACAAAGAATACCGGATTAGCGAAAAGATTATCTGTCTTGCTCTTAGACAATGCAAGCTAGAACTCTTCATGCACAACAGAAAAGACAGTAGTTCTTCAGGTATGGACAACAAATTTTGATTACTGACAGTGCATactttttttatgaaaaatcAATCTCAGAACATTGGTAATCCACAGCTTTTCTCCAATCTCGGGAGACTGAACAACTCACCATCTCCATGGAAGCAATCGAGGCATGCCCCCAGGTTATTCGATGCTCCAGGACTAGGACTGGGCAGCGCGAATGAAAGAAGTCATCTTCTCAGTTCTCACCATATTATGCCAGTTAGGAGAAAAGCTGAATGACCACAGGAGCTGCAGGCAAAAAAGGATCATATAGAATCATAGAAAGATTAATGAAGAAAGCTGATTTCAGTTATCTGCCCATTATAGGACCTATATATGTAAATAAAAATTATCTCCATCAAACCTGCATTAGGACCTTTATTAAGAAAACAAAGTGACGGGCATTGTTTGCAGTAGGTCGGCAAAAGAACCAAAAAAAGAATATTCAACCTGCATACTTTGCTTATTTCAAAAGAGAATATTGTTAGCACTCGGTAGATATAGCAGTGAGTTCTTGAAATATTTTTCCAAGGTTTTCTTCTGATTTTTCTGATGATCTAACAAAGACTGCAGTTACTGAAACGAAAGCTATGATTAGCTGGCAGGCTTAACTTGCTGATAGGAaaatgcaaaaagaaaaggtaattGAGCTCTTCTCTGGTACCCTGAAATCCATATGAAGTCATGTGCTGTGAAAAAATAGGTAAAGAAGAAAAGCCATTTGGAAGTACCCTCAAACAAAGACCGAAAACCATGGATGCGTTGTTGATCAAGTTACTCTCTAACAGCCTTGAACCCTGCAAATGGAAGAATAAAGTAATGTACACAAAAGACGACATCCAGTACAAGAAAAGGTATACATGGTATCATTATCACTGTTATGCAACACGAGTAATAGTTATCGACAAACAGACCTTATTTCCAGTATCATGTCTTCCCAAACTGGCAAACTGGAGAAGAGTTCCAGTACCATAGCCAAATGCAAAGAAATAGGTAGAATCAAAATTATTAGGAAGGCCACGTGTTCCTTCGTATCTGCAAAATTACAAAGACTAGCAGAGTGtctgtgcgttgctacggaataaTTTTTCTCGTGCGGGAGATTTGTTTCGTGTGGGGACTGAGGAGGACGGGAGCTTGCACTCGTGCCGTGCAGGAGATCGAGACGAGGGGGCTTGCGCTGAGGATGGACGAAGCTTCAGGACCTGGGGTATTAGGTGATATATTAGACGTAATTTCGGTGATGTGACGTACCGCGATGCctgtaccatcaccaccaactccaatttaatatattggtatagattttAACTTTTCATTTGGTTCAGTTCAGCACACCGTTCTGGCGTTCTCCCTCCCGTATTCTTCCCGTTATCCAATTTCCCCATACCCGTGGCTTACCTGAAACTCCATGACTCCCGCTGGCTGCTGGTTTCTCCTCAAGtagccgcctcctcctcctctagcggactccaccaccgccacctcctttCCCACAGACCCGCCGTCACCGCCTCCTGCTATGGCTCAGGATGTGCATTCGGTTTTTCGGTTCGGTTAATACGGTTTGTATACTTCAGTTAATACGGTTACGTATAAGAATACGGTTCAGTTTCGGTTATAACCATTtaatttcggttcggtttcggttataaCCAAATTAACCAAAGTTGACGCGAAGTTTTGAGCAACAAATAAATTTTATAGGCATGTTTCAACAGAAAAGCACTTACAAACCACTGAGCTAGTGCATGACTTATGATTCATACTGCACCTACATATTTATATTGTTTCGATTTCGTTCGGTTTAACAGAAAACCGTTCGGCTTTAACCGAAAAAACCGAACTCCAAACAGTTCCGCATTTTGGAAACCAGAACCAAAACCGaaatttcggttcggttttggtttttttttcggttttcggttcggttttgcaCAGGGTGAGCTGTGgcccatggcgccgccgccttctgcAGTGGTCGCTGCCGCAGATTGCTGCTCTTCCCATggacgtcgtcgccgccgctgactCCTCTTCTAGTAACGTTTGGTTTTGAGACGCGTTGGTATTTTTTGGCAGGCTAGCTAGGAACGGCCTGCTCGTCGTGCTCGGGACGCGAGACGGGAGGAGGTGGTCTGGGGCGTAACGGGAGGTGCACCGGAAGGAGGGCCGCAGGAGGAAGCGCCGCCGTAGTGGGAAGGGGTGGGATGGGGATGTCGCGATGTAGAGAAGTCGCCGGCGTTGTGCCGCCGGGACCGGGAAGCTTGTCCGCACCGCCGCGTGGGGAGGGATCGACGGGCATGTCACGTTGCCGGAAACTGAGGAAAGTCGCCGGTGCTATGCCGCGGGGAGttcgtccgcgccgccgcgtgggGAGAGATGGGCATGTCGCGTTGCAAGGAGCCAGGGACGTCGCCGGCGCGGTGCCACGGGGAGCTCGTTAGCGCGACCGGTTCGGATGCGGGAAGCCTTCTTTTTGCAGGGATTGACAACAGTTAAGCGAAacgttttttttctcgtgCGGGAGTGGCATATCCctcgtaattttgatgaaaaaacCTACAGCGACATCCGTACCATCAACCCCAATTCTAATTTAATGTATTGGTATAGAAATAGTACGAGAGTGTCATTATGGAAAGTGCAAGGTTGTCACGGCATCCTGTGCACCGGAAGTCAATAATGGCTCCGGCTAGTCTCGGATGGTCTGGCCCAAAACTTGGCCGGTCAGTTTTTAGGGTTGGACGgtgaaaagaaacaaaaggcaGACATGCCACCGACCATTTCCGTGCGAAAGCTACTAATCATCAAAGCGAGAAGAGAAGAATGGCTCTGATTAGAAGTAGTCCCCTGCACATCGGGGTGGCAGTTTTAATCAGTCCGATCTGATAACTTTATCCCGGCCGTCCGACCAAATCCACTCAAAGGAAGGGAAACGCCACCTGTTTTGCGAGGTTCCGCCCGACGGGCCGGTGGGCCCTTGGCCATTTCGGTCCCACATGTCAACGTCGAACTCTCTGGATGTCTCTCATCGTCCTAGTCATGCACCCCCCGGCTCAATCACTATCGCCAACTTGCAACCCTTGATTTGGTAACGAAGCCTATCACAACTCTTCTTTGCCCCTTCTTTGCTGCTGCTCAAGTGCTGAATTGCTGATAGAGAAAGATAAGCGCCCGATGGGAATCAATGTTAATGCCATCCAACCACACTTTACTGTTACAAATTGAATTGGCTTGGTTACTTAATCAATTGGTTAATTAATTCCGCTGAAGAACCGTCGGAGAGCGACCCCGGCCTGGTCCTTGGACAAGCGTCGCGTCGGCAGTGGATCCTCGGGAAGACGCcaggaaggaagaggagggagcaGAGCAGGGGCACCGGCCCATGGCAACCGCCCCGATGAGAGCGATCTACAGCTGCCGACCACTCCACATGGCGACCGACCTCTCGAGATGCGTCCACAGCGCGGCGTTAGCCTCGACGCGACGCGCGTCGCGCCCCCGTTGGCTGCCCGCGCCTCCACGTCACGCCTTTATAGAAGTACCGTGCCttgcttcttccttttcttttcttttcttttcttttttcgcgAATCACTTATGTCCGCACGTACAGATCGATCAGCCAGCTCTACGCCTCTTACATGTGTATCCTTGCAGACAGCTTATATAAGGACGCGTCTAGCCTGGACAACTTCATCATTCGGAGAGCCAAAGCAAAAGCCACAATACTTCCTCTGCTCATCTGTTGCGTTCTTCTTTAGTTTTGTCAACTGTTTAGCTGCAACCGGTTGTTGGATCGATCATGGAGGATGAGAGAAACACCCAGTCGCACCAGGCCGCCGATCAGGTGGAGGTAACAGATAGGGGCCTCTTCGACAAGTTCATCGGtaagaagaaggaagaggaggacaaGAAGCAGGAGGAGGTGCTGGTCACCGGCATGGAGAAGGTCTCCGTGGAAGAGCCCGaggtgaaggaggaggaagtaCACCAGGATggagagaagaaggagagcCTCTTCACGAAGCTGCAGCgatccagctccagctccagctcggTAAGTGTAATTaaacatgcatgatgcatgatATAGCTCGGTAATTTACGACATGATTGTTACAAATTAAATATACTGACCTCTCATCTGTCATTCTTTACAGTCAAgtgacgaggaagaggaggtgaTCGACGACAACGGTGAGGTGatcaagaggaagaagaagaaagggctcaaggagaagatcaaggagaAGCTGCCCGGCCACAAGGACACCGAGGGCGAGCACAAGACTGCCGCACCCACACCGGGGCCGCCCGTGCCTAGCCACCATGATGATGACGgagccgtcgtcgtcgagaaGATCGATGGTGAAGTCAAGACAGAGGCGCCACCGGCACCCgaggaggaaaagaaaggtttcttggagaagatcaaggagaAGCTGCCTGGCGGCCACAAGAAGCCGGAAGACACTGCTGCGGTGCCAGTCACACATGGTGCCCCAGCACCGGTGCACACGCCGGGGCCGGCAGCCACCGAGGAGGTGAGCAgcccggagaagaagggcatACTAGGCAAGATCATGGACAAGCTGCCTGGTTACCACAAGACACCTGGggaggaggacaaggccgccgccggcgagcacaAGACCACCGCTTAATCGGAGCCGTAGTCTGGATCGAGACTTGGGACCGGACCTTGGTTGAAGTGTTTCGCCGTGTTGTGTTCTGTTTTGCATTTTATGTTCGTGTCAGGGTTGAAAGGGTTGATCGTCTTGAACGTCTGGTCTGTAAAGCCCGTAAAAGGTGCAGTGATGGTTGTTTGTGTTTAGTTTGGGCACGAGCTTCAGTTTGGTCAAGATGCGTTTGTGTATTGGTTTATTGCTAGGCATTATGCATTGATATATATTAATGATTTCTGCCCAGTATATATTAAGTCATTTAATGTTTATAAGTTCACCGTGCAACGAAGTGCCATGtcatcaaattgatttccaCTAAAATTCATTTAATAGTGTTCGCAAACTCAACATGCAAGGTGTACACATCATTAAGTTGATCCCACTAAACGCTACATACAGAGTGTCCACGTCATCAAGTTGATTCACACTTAGATTCATTTGATGTTTGCAATCTCAACATGCAGATTTCCTCGATGTGTGGCAAaaacataatttatttatttattgcaACGGACGCGTCTCATGATAAATGTGCAGACGTAATTCAAAAGATGAGGGATACGACCACCATTGGTGTGTCTAACGTTTAAAACCAGGTCTTCTTATGCTCACgtctcaaaccaaacaccgAGTGATCATCTATTTGTCTACATTGATTATATGGAAAATTATATGCCACATCTCTGAGTATTCTTTTAAAACTCAGAGCAACAACATGTAGGTCAATCTAATATTTTTGTCCacgtagcaacgcgcggggtatCCACTGTTTTACATGACTCTCAATCCCAAACTGGATCGTTTCTCGCTACCTCAATGATCCACACGATAGCGCGCCTGTTATCCGGCTGCTCCATCGTTCGTTCCCGCGCCTGGCCGGGCCTCGTTGTCGGTGACCGTTCGTGTATGTGGTTCGCTGTCAGAGGTAGTGCTTCGATCTTGAGTGGCCTGCGTCTGTGCCAGTTTCTCACCCGGGGCCCGGGTGAACTCACCCCGGTGGCATATCGAGGCACGGTGAGGCGCGACACAAAGGGTCACCCGGGCCCAGGAGAACTCACTCGAATGTAATGTCATGGCGCGACGCGAAGGCGTCACCTGGTGGCATGGCGAGGCACGACATGCCACGGCGTCCATATGACGACAGAGCCTGTCCGTACGTCGGAAACACTATGCGGGAAACCAAGAACGCTTAGTACGGAAAGACAAAATTACCTCAGGGCCCTGTGTGGCTCGCGGTGGCAAAACCGTAAATTTTCTAGGGGCAAAATTGTAACTCATCCGGATGCCATCCTTGGTCTATAAATGTGAGAGCCCCCCACTCATTTGAGGGGTTgaattttcaagaagaaaacactGTTCATCACTTGTCCGGAGTCGGGTCTCTTTGTCAAACGTCCGTTCTCGACGTGACCTGGGTGACCAAGTACTCACCCGGGAGTGCCAAAATTTCACTGTCCGATCACGTATTCGCCGACAGTTGTCGCTGTCTGTCGACGGCTTTCTATgctcttcttgttcttgcgTCATGGTCGACCTCTGGCGCTTTCTGGTCCTCTTGATCTCCTACGTGTCTCGGCTCTAGCTTCTTACTGTTCTTTCAGCCGTTTGCATGGGCTGTTGGCTTCCGCGTACTGGCTCCGGCCTGCCGTCTGGCTATATACGTGTGGTCGAGTGTTCGGTTTCTGCATCCCATCTGTTTTCACTACAACCCAAATTCGGCTCTGGTAGGGTGGTCTTGCTGGGCTTGTGGCGTTTCGCCCGGGGCATCCTCGTTTCTGGTCGGCGGTTCCTACTGCGGCCTGATTTGTTTGCAGCTTTGCAGGTTCTTCCTGCTTGCCCTCTTGCTTGTTTTGCAATCGGCACTCTCCGATGTTCGTCCCAGGTTTGTTTAATCgagcctcctcctctcgcgcCCCTTCTCTCGTGCTGTCGGggcattttttgttttgttcccGAATCCCGAAGCGTTTTTATGCTTTTTATCCTCCTCTTACCCCGCCAGCCCGAGACTCTCTCCCTACCGTGGATTATAACTGGGCAAACCCCGGGCCGAGCTAGGTTTTGGGCCAGGCTTCATAAAGCCCGACAGAAAAACCTCAAGTctgagcccggcccggcccgaagcccgacAAATGACCATTttagcattaaaataattgtttttaataaataaatgattatTTTTACCTATATTCCCTAAAAATACCAGTTTTTAGTCATTTCAGGGTTTTTTCGGGCTTTCGGGCCAGGCTTGGGACTGGAAAgtgaagcccgagcccggcccaggtgggcttcgggccgggccacccatgcctaGGTATACCGCGgatgcggcctcctcctcctgcccttTCCctgcgggcgccgccgccttcgctaTCTCTCCTTCCCCTGCGCGCGCCGCTCAATATCCATGGATTGCCCATAGCCGCCCCGCTCCTCCCGTCCTTGAAGATCGCCTCCACACGCCTCCATCTCTCCTGGCTCGCGCAGCCTCTTTTGGGGATGCCCTCTGGCGAGACACGCCAAGCAGCCCTTCAGCGACATGAACGCCGGACTGAAGGAGACAAAATCGACACGAGCTCGAGACACGAGTATTTGTGGCGACATATGCCTCGGCGACGAACGGCTTCTCTTTACTTAAAATAGGCACATACCCCACACCAACATACATGGGAGACTAACTCCGGCGGCTACTACTCTCCTCACGTGACTGCCTTTTCTGGCTCCTGGCCGCCCTGGCAGCCACTCGCCATCTCTTGGCACACCTTGCCTAAAAACTTGATACAAGGTCTTATATAGCCGTCCGGGCCTATTGCCACACACTCATGCACACATTAGCTAACAACATAAGGGCATGCACAAAGGCTAACTCTTGACCGACTCatatttaaaattttcttGTGTATGGAAAGAGAAataagagagagaagaaatcTGACTCTTCGTGAAGAATCAGACTCTTAAGGAAAAAATTGAACAAGAGTCATTTAAGAGTTATCTAAGAGTCGACCTTTTAGCCATTGCACAACATCGcatttaatgctaacaaatGATTTAAAGTCAATTTAAAGACACAAACCATTGCACGCGCGTTGAATCTAGATGACGTGTAAAGTCAATACAATATTGACTCTACCATAACGGATGCCTAACTATACCTGCATACACACATGAGGCTAAGCAGCCACATACTCTCGTCCAGCAAAAGATACCTTTCAAAAAAGTCGAAATTCACAGGGGACACCGTGTGGCCTTTGCCCAAACAACCGTGTGGATTTGACTAGTACCATTAGTATTTTTGGGCCATTCGGTGAAACACAACACAACGTCCGCCAAAAAACGGAAAGTTAACTTTTATGTGTGTTGAATTACAATCTTAGGCCTTCTCTGATTACCCCTCTCCCGTGTTGTTTCTCTGGCGCGACCTGTCCATTCCCCATGCTGACGGGCGACCAAATCCCTAGATGGCGTGGGGCctgccgccgtcgacctcTCCGCTGCCCGCCCTCCCGCCGTCGCCTGCCCCTGCCCGCCCTGCCGCTGCCTACCCCAATGGCGACCGACGTGGCAACGTGTGCTGCCCCATGAGTTAGTTACGTACGACCACGGCACGGTCAACATGATTTCTCTGTCTTCTCCTAGGATACATCATACATGTGGCCTGGAAACTGTCTTATTCACGGGTAGCATAGCCATGCATAGAGACTGAATGCAAACGATTAACCCGGTAGATAAGTCCATGCTAACAGTACTGAATTAATTAAGGCAGGTACGTAACTAAGAAACTTTTCGAGAACTTGAAAACAGAGCGATCATGTGcatacgtacgtacatatACACGAGCAACTGGCCGTGTTCACCATGGCGTGGCAAGTAGCTTTCCATTTTTGAACGGACGGTGTGTTGCACCAAATGGCCCGACAATTGTAATGTTATTGAGCAAATCCATATTCTGTTTGAACAAAGGCCACAAAATAATGGTGTCTCCTGACCAATTTTTCCTTTCCaaaaagctactccctccgatccatattaattgtctcaaatttactcaaatatacatgtatctatgcctaaaaagcgtcttggtatatgtaatatttcgacaaataatatggattggagggagtagttattaCGAAGTTacatcatgtttttttacttGATAAAAGAGAATGCCGATCTTGATGTTGTTGCTATGTTGAACCAAATTAATATTCTGAACTTGAATCTATAagatgtactccttccgtctcatattaagtgactcgaatttgtctaaatatgaacgtatctatatactaaaatacgtctagatacatttaatattttggcacttaatatgggatggagggagtattatctCTGTTTATTTTTGCCAACTACACGGTTATCAAATCTTCAAAAATACACTACTCTTCTTGGTATGTTGCACATGTACTTATAATTTAAGTCTTTATGGATAGATGTCAGCTTAAACATTCATTCCAATTTGCCTCTACTCCTTTTTTACAAGAGTGGAAAATTCTACGAGTTTATGTTCTCTGATCGAATGAGTGACATTTAGGTTTGATTGACATATTGGATTGTCATTCTTCCTGCTAAACGATCGGATGTTTATCTCATTGTAACGCACGGACACTTGAATAGTTCTTATATTAGGGTGAGGTTTATATTACCTGAAATTGGTATGGTTTCGTATCTTACAAGCCACATATTATTGCAATTTCTgatcaaagccttgtcttttGTATTATGAAACAGAAGGAGTACTTATATGTCTCAGTTTTGAGAGATGTTAAATTTTGACAGTTAATCACAACTACAGCTCAGTTCTGAGACATGTCTGCTCGGCCGCTCCGATGGTGGGCAGCAACATGGTGGGGTGCCGAGCCAACATGTTCATGAGAAGAGAGGCTGTGAATATAGTAGGATAAGCTGTTGGATATGGAGAGGGAAGGAAAGCTCACGCTAAGGTGCTAGTAGACGGACGGCCACAGAGGTAGGAGGCAACATGAATAGTCGAAGTAACACGAACTAACAGATTCTGCATAAGGCACTCGATGGGTAAACGGCCTTACAACTCGAAATAACACGAGGAACACACTGAAGATGCAAAATGAGGATGAAATGCAGAATCACCACAAAAAGAAATTCTGCAGAGAGAACTCACACTTAAATCTAATGCTCGATGTGCAAGCGGCCTTGCAACTCGAAGTTTTGACCATTAGTATTACGTTTTTTTGCACTTTGATTATTAATTTACACACTTCTAAATATAATGCAAGTCAAATTATCTAAATGCACAAGGTGATGCGATGGggaaatataaaaaatatctcCACTTCAGGTGTTCTTTTTATCAAAACAACCGCGCTCCTTTCCCATCCCATGTTCCTTTCGCCGCTCATGCTCCGCCCTCCTTCTTTCCCATCACCTCCTACTTTCGCTACTAATGCTCTATTCACCATATCATGATGCACCTCCAAATCATTCGCACATCCGATGAGTCCTACATTCGTACCGCTGCCCACCACTTGGTCTACACACCATGCGAGTTGAGGAGTAGACTCATGTTCTCAACATGCACGCTCCGGAGTTCCGTCATTTCACTGCACGAGGTGGCAacggaagaagaggagataCTGATTAACGCGGAAGGTTGCGCACTGCTATTCAGCCATGTCCATTTATCAATTTTAGACCTCTACAACTAGATCCGCACAAACGAACCCGCGGCGACGTCAACCTCAGTTGTCTTTTCACATTTGTCCCTTATGCACCGCTCATATCTGTCAAATGATTTGGTTAATCCTCTTACTTCGCACACGCATTTTCTGTTGGGATTAATTTATTATATAATATATAATTCTTGGTAACATTTATCATTCGGTTGAGACtcattatggatcggaggtaaTATTAAAATTCAATATAAAATTTACAGTAATATATGTAAAGAATTTCAGGGGGAGCTTAAGACCCACCACTGAGGACCTATGCACGCCTATACTATTTAGTAGATCATACTAATATGGAGGATTGCTGAACTATTTATTCATTTTCACAATTTTTATAC contains:
- the LOC100845447 gene encoding dehydrin COR410, with protein sequence MEDERNTQSHQAADQVEVTDRGLFDKFIGKKKEEEDKKQEEVLVTGMEKVSVEEPEVKEEEVHQDGEKKESLFTKLQRSSSSSSSSSDEEEEVIDDNGEVIKRKKKKGLKEKIKEKLPGHKDTEGEHKTAAPTPGPPVPSHHDDDGAVVVEKIDGEVKTEAPPAPEEEKKGFLEKIKEKLPGGHKKPEDTAAVPVTHGAPAPVHTPGPAATEEVSSPEKKGILGKIMDKLPGYHKTPGEEDKAAAGEHKTTA